In one Gossypium hirsutum isolate 1008001.06 chromosome D09, Gossypium_hirsutum_v2.1, whole genome shotgun sequence genomic region, the following are encoded:
- the LOC107945845 gene encoding 21 kDa seed protein, whose translation MKGTTTASLFLLFIFSITPPSFLFEVANATKYPVLDIDGDWLRTGVEYYVVSAIFGAGGGGLALGRSTKQPCPEIVVQRRSDFDKGTPVIFSNADTNDTVVRLSTDVNIEFTPIRTKLCRTTTVWKIDNYDDSAGKWWVTTDGVRGNPGPNTLTSWFKIENVGILGYKFKYCPSVCESCTTLCSEIERDVDSDGQIRLALSDGSGWPFIFMKVNSARAGGIQQVVNT comes from the coding sequence ATGAAAGGCACAACAACCGCTTCACTTTTCCTTCTTTTCATCTTCTCAATCACACCACCGTCCTTTTTGTTCGAGGTGGCCAACGCTACAAAATATCCTGTGCTCGACATCGATGGTGACTGGCTCCGCACAGGCGTTGAATACTACGTTGTGTCAGCGATATTTGGTGCTGGCGGTGGGGGGCTTGCCCTAGGCAGGTCTACCAAACAACCATGCCCGGAAATCGTCGTTCAAAGACGATCCGATTTCGACAAAGGTACACCGGTGATATTTTCTAATGCAGACACCAACGATACTGTAGTCCGCCTATCCACCGATGTAAACATAGAGTTCACTCCCATCAGGACCAAACTCTGCCGAACAACAACGGTGTGGAAGATTGACAATTATGATGATTCAGCCGGGAAATGGTGGGTGACAACCGATGGGGTTAGAGGGAACCCTGGTCCCAACACTTTGACCAGTTGGTTTAAAATAGAGAATGTTGGCATTTTGGGTTATAAGTTTAAGTATTGTCCTTCAGTATGTGAATCATGCACAACATTATGCAGCGAAATCGAGAGAGATGTAGATAGCGATGGACAAATCCGTTTGGCTCTCTCCGATGGCAGTGGATGgccatttatttttatgaaagtaAACTCAGCTAGAGCTGGGGGCATTCAACAAGTtgttaatacttga